Proteins from one Dromiciops gliroides isolate mDroGli1 chromosome 6, mDroGli1.pri, whole genome shotgun sequence genomic window:
- the NKX3-2 gene encoding homeobox protein Nkx-3.2, with protein sequence MAVRSGNTLTPFSIQAILNKKEEKAGHPFLEGRLPPARGAAAPAGSAAAAPACCWRLFGEMDSGTVGGAGETLLPTPAGPRAAAAAAAAAAAAVTVRRTAGSPRGWDSDSALSEENEGERRCPAEAVGLPVMASGAGRAQETPCRGQPGPEAQVKDLEEEPPGLSDSEMSASVSADRSPRTEEDGGGGGKCDKLLCGGGPGEEDQSAPKPRKKRSRAAFSHAQVFELERRFNHQRYLSGPERADLAASLKLTETQVKIWFQNRRYKTKRRQMAADLLASAPAAKKVAVKVLVRDDQRQYHPGEVLRPPSLLSLQPSYYYPYYCLPGWALSTCTAAAGTQ encoded by the exons ATGGCTGTCCGCAGCGGTAACACCTTGACGCCTTTCTCCATCCAGGCGATTCTTaacaagaaggaggagaaggcagGACATCCGTTCTTGGAAGGGCGCCTGCCCCCGGCTAGGGGAGCCGCGGCCCCTGCAGGCTCGGCCGCGGCAGCTCCAGCCTGTTGCTGGAGGCTTTTTGGAGAAATGGACTCGGGTACTGTGGGGGGAGCTGGGGAGACACTCCTGCCCACCCCGGCGGGGCCTAGggcggcagcagcggcggcagcggcagcagcagcagcagtgactGTGAGGCGGACAGCGGGGAGCCCGAGGGGCTGGGACTCGGACTCGGCTCTGAGCGAAGAGAACGAAGGGGAGCGGCGCTGCCCCGCGGAGGCTGTAGGATTGCCGGTGATGGCCAGCGGCGCGGGACGCGCCCAGGAGACTCCCTGCAGGGGGCAGCCGGGGCCAGAGGCTCAGGTCAAAGACCTGGAAGAGGAGCCCCCGGGCCTGAGTGACAGCGAGATGTCAGCCAGCGTTTCAG CAGATCGCAGCCCGAGGACAGAGGAGGACGGAGGCGGAGGCGGCAAGTGCGATAAACTCCTTTGTGGCGGGGGCCCGGGAGAGGAGGATCAATCTGCGCCCAAGCCTCGCAAGAAGCGCTCCCGGGCGGCTTTCTCGCACGCCCAGGTCTTCGAGTTGGAGCGCCGTTTCAATCACCAGCGGTACCTGTCCGGCCCGGAGAGAGCTGACCTGGCAGCCTCGCTGAAACTCACCGAGACTCAGGTGAAAATTTGGTTCCAGAACCGCCGCTACAAGACCAAGCGCCGCCAGATGGCCGCGGACCTGCTCGCTTCGGCGCCGGCTGCCAAGAAGGTGGCGGTCAAAGTGCTAGTGAGGGACGATCAGAGACAGTACCATCCAGGAGAGGTGCTCAGGCCCCCCTCCCTGCTCTCCCTGCAACCCTCTTACTACTACCCCTACTACTGCCTTCCGGGCTGGGCCCTCTCCACCTGCACGGCAGCAGCGGGCACCCAGTGA